A single genomic interval of Chroicocephalus ridibundus chromosome 23, bChrRid1.1, whole genome shotgun sequence harbors:
- the GNRH1 gene encoding progonadoliberin-1 codes for MEKFRKIFVSVLLFVMSVEICSGQHWSYGLQPGGKRNAENPVESFQEIANEMEKSGEAQRTECPGSEQHSRLGELMEAMESLMEGEARRKKI; via the exons ATGGAGAAGTTCAGGAAGATCTTTGTCAGCGTCCTCCTGTTTGTCATGTCTGTGGAAATCTGCTCGGGTCAACACTGGTCTTACGGCCtgcagccaggaggaaaaaggaacGCCGAGAACCCGGTAGAATCATTTCAAGAG ATTGCAAACGAAATGGAGAAGTCAGGGGAAGCGCAGAGGACTGAATGCCCAGGCTCGGAGCAGCACTCCAGGCTCGGTGAGCTGATGGAAGCCATG GAAAGTCTGATGGAAGGAGAAGCTAGACGCAAGAAGATTTAA